In a genomic window of Glycine max cultivar Williams 82 chromosome 13, Glycine_max_v4.0, whole genome shotgun sequence:
- the LOC100803848 gene encoding uncharacterized protein: MDFDMSVEKEEDGMADDTEDASLHGVMSDGQEEEANAKTEFPINANATLNKQQRFLSNEERRSVCRLLLNSVYNGKLKEGTTKNIATFYYVSRRVIQRIWRQLRETKETLHKKTKNCGRKRIGLDIERIREIPLSKQTTLRSLSHALEINKTSLIRFHKNGIIRRHSNAIKPFLKDENMKSRLRFCLSKPDNQTIPHNPMFKSMHNIVFIDEKWFYMTKNSMNYYLAVGEEEPHQTCRSKNFICKVMILCAMARPRFNSNSNETFDVKIGIFPFVTKEPIKRRCRDYGNKTNIFNK, translated from the coding sequence ATGGACTTTGATATGAGTGTTGAGAAGGAAGAAGATGGTATGGCTGACGACACCGAAGATGCAAGCTTACACGGGGTAATGAGTGATGGCCAAGAGGAGGAAGCAAATGCAAAAACAGAATTTCCTATAAATGCAAATGCTACATTAAACAAGCAACAAAGATTCTTATCAAATGAAGAGCGTAGGTCCGTTTGTCGTCTCTTGTTAAATTCAGTTTATAATGGAAAGTTGAAGGAAGGTACAACAAAGAACATTGCCACATTTTACTATGTTTCAAGAAGGGTCATTCAACGTATATGGCGTCAACTTAGGGAAACCAAAGAAACATTGCACAAGAAGACCAAAAATTGTGGAAGGAAGAGGATTGGATTGGATATTGAAAGAATTCGTGAGATTCCTCTTTCAAAGCAGACTACTTTAAGGTCTCTATCGCATGCATTGGAGATTAACAAAACATCACTCATTAGATTCCATAAGAATGGAATTATACGACGACATTCAAATGCGATCAAGCCctttttgaaagatgaaaacATGAAGTCTCGCTTGCGATTTTGCTTATCCAAACCCGATAATCAAACCATTCCACATAATccaatgtttaaatctatgcaCAACATTGTATTCATTGATGAAAAGTGGTTTTATATGACCAAGAACTCTATGAATTATTACTTGGCTGTTGGGGAGGAAGAGCCACATCAAACATGTAGAAGCAAGAATTTCATTTGCAAGGTTATGATCTTATGTGCCATGGCTAGACCAAGATTCAACTCTAACAGCAATGAGACTTTTGATGTCAAGATTGGTATTTTTCCATTTGTTACAAAGGAACCGATAAAGAGAAGATGCAGGGACTATGGAAACAAAACCAATATCTTCAATAAATAA
- the LOC100801020 gene encoding uncharacterized protein LOC100801020, which yields MTERTEIPIPVPVLNPETQIHSSVPSSGQSNKQPFEAELQVPVSVDLVLPTELYSGLSVSLGNQSAPVVTPMSDLSKIDSSISTGGIMPKGMSKPGPESQPASILSGFEGDKIIKQDGKLHEVDASRQAKESSADGGAIKDYQITSEPINSVPTVENTEKELPTGQQSMPSVYELNKLIADEPKHSVIEINQIPVSAERESMPPELKNNTVDNFMQKQGSPETGTQEDTKTKLAIETIPTVDTTNSNGRPSTDIANVPDVGSNHAPGLSHPSILNDRAHVPSESKL from the coding sequence ATGACAGAAAGGACAGAGATTCCAATTCCAGTTCCAGTTCTTAACCCAGAGACGCAGATACATAGTTCTGTTCCTTCATCAGGACAGTCTAACAAGCAACCTTTTGAGGCCGAATTGCAGGTACCCGTGTCTGTAGACCTAGTTCTCCCAACTGAGCTCTATTCCGGCTTATCAGTTTCACTTGGGAACCAATCTGCACCTGTTGTGACACCCATGTCTGATTTGTCAAAGATTGACTCTTCTATTTCCACTGGAGGAATTATGCCAAAGGGAATGTCAAAGCCTGGACCTGAAAGTCAGCCTGCCTCTATCTTGTCTGGGTTTGAGGGTGACAAAATCATCAAACAAGATGGAAAATTGCATGAAGTCGATGCTTCCAGACAGGCAAAGGAATCTAGTGCTGATGGAGGAGCAATAAAAGACTATCAGATAACTTCTGAACCCATCAACTCAGTTCCAACAGTTGAAAACACTGAGAAGGAGCTCCCAACTGGACAGCAGTCTATGCCTTCTGTTTATGAGCTGAATAAGTTGATTGCTGATGAACCAAAGCACTCAGTTATTGAAATCAACCAAATCCCTGTATCTGCTGAGCGTGAATCCATGCCACCAgaacttaaaaataatactgTCGACAATTTTATGCAGAAGCAGGGCTCTCCAGAAACAGGTACACAAGAAGATACTAAAACCAAGCTTGCCATTGAGACTATACCCACAGTTGACACCACAAACTCAAACGGAAGACCAAGTACTGATATTGCTAACGTTCCTGATGTGGGATCAAACCATGCACCGGGACTCAGCCACCCTTCAATACTGAATGACAGAGCGCATGTTCCTTCTGAGTCCAAGCTTTAA
- the LOC100801562 gene encoding polyadenylate-binding protein RBP45 isoform X1: MMQQPGPGMAPPTMGQQPPQQYQQPPPQQQQPYVMMPPQAQAPQAMWAPSAQPPPQQQPASADEVRTLWIGDLQYWMDENYLYTCFAHTGEVTSVKVIRNKQTSQSEGYGFIEFNSRAGAERILQTYNGAIMPNGGQSFRLNWATFSAGERSRHDDSPDYTIFVGDLAADVTDYLLQETFRARYNSVKGAKVVIDRLTGRTKGYGFVRFSDESEQVRAMTEMQGVLCSTRPMRIGPASNKTPTTQSQPKASYQNSQPQGSQNENDPNNTTIFVGNLDPNVTDDHLRQVFSQYGELVHVKIPAGKRCGFVQFADRSCAEEALRVLNGTLLGGQNVRLSWGRSPSNKQAQADPNQWNGGAGSGGGYYGYAAQGYENYGYAPAAGQDPNMYGSYPGYPGYQPPQQQQQIGYS, translated from the exons ATGATGCAGCAGCCAGGACCCGGCATGGCACCTCCCACCATGGGCCAGCAGCCGCCGCAACAGTACCAGCAGCCTCCGCCGCAGCAGCAGCAACCCTACGTCATGATGCCGCCGCAGGCCCAGGCCCCGCAGGCCATGTGGGCCCCCTCCGCCCAGCCTCCGCCTCAGCAGCAGCCCGCCAGCGCCGACGAGGTCCGAACCCTCTGGATCGGGGATCTGCAGTACTGGATGGACGAGAACTATCTCTATACCTGCTTTGCTCACACCGGCGag GTTACATCGGTTAAAGTAATTCGAAACAAGCAAACTAGTCAATCTGAAGGTTATGGGTTTATTGAGTTTAATAGTCGTGCTGGAGCTGAGAGAATTCTTCAAACATATAATGGGGCAATAATGCCAAATGGGGGGCAGAGTTTCAGGTTGAATTGGGCAACTTTTAGTGCTGGTGAGAGGTCGCGCCACGACGATTCTCCAGATTACACCATATTTGTTGGTGACTTGGCTGCAGATGTTACTGATTATCTTCTTCAGGAGACATTTAGGGCTCGTTATAACTCGGTGAAGGGTGCAAAAGTTGTCATTGATAGGCTAACTGGCCGGACCAAGGGATATGGCTTTGTAAGGTTTTCAGATGAGAGTGAGCAAGTGAGGGCTATGACTGAGATGCAAGGGGTTCTTTGCTCAACAAGACCCATGAGGATTGGACCCGCCTCTAATAAAACCCCCACCACTCAGTCCCAGCCCAAAG CTTCATATCAGAATTCTCAACCTCAAGGTTCACAGAATGAGAATGATCCAAATAATACAACT ATTTTTGTTGGTAATTTGGATCCTAATGTCACTGATGATCATCTGAGGCAAGTTTTCAGCCAGTATGGAGAATTAGTGCATGTGAAGATTCCAGCAGGCAAGCGATGTGGGTTTGTCCAATTCGCAGACAG GAGCTGTGCCGAAGAGGCACTTCGGGTGTTGAATGGGACCCTGTTGGGTGGTCAAAATGTTCGTCTTTCATGGGGCCGCAGTCCTTCAAACAAACAG GCTCAGGCAGATCCAAACCAGTGGAATGGTGGTGCTGGTTCTGGTGGTGGATACTATGGGTATGCTGCACAAGGTTATGAAAATTATGGGTATGCTCCTGCTGCTGGACAGGATCCCAACATGTATGGCAGTTATCCGGGGTATCCTGGTTACCAACCACCTCAGCAACAGCAACAAATAGGATATAGTTGA
- the LOC100801562 gene encoding polyadenylate-binding protein RBP45 isoform X2, with protein sequence MMQQPGPGMAPPTMGQQPPQQYQQPPPQQQQPYVMMPPQAQAPQAMWAPSAQPPPQQQPASADEVRTLWIGDLQYWMDENYLYTCFAHTGEVTSVKVIRNKQTSQSEGYGFIEFNSRAGAERILQTYNGAIMPNGGQSFRLNWATFSAGERSRHDDSPDYTIFVGDLAADVTDYLLQETFRARYNSVKGAKVVIDRLTGRTKGYGFVRFSDESEQVRAMTEMQGVLCSTRPMRIGPASNKTPTTQSQPKASYQNSQPQGSQNENDPNNTTIFVGNLDPNVTDDHLRQVFSQYGELVHVKIPAGKRCGFVQFADR encoded by the exons ATGATGCAGCAGCCAGGACCCGGCATGGCACCTCCCACCATGGGCCAGCAGCCGCCGCAACAGTACCAGCAGCCTCCGCCGCAGCAGCAGCAACCCTACGTCATGATGCCGCCGCAGGCCCAGGCCCCGCAGGCCATGTGGGCCCCCTCCGCCCAGCCTCCGCCTCAGCAGCAGCCCGCCAGCGCCGACGAGGTCCGAACCCTCTGGATCGGGGATCTGCAGTACTGGATGGACGAGAACTATCTCTATACCTGCTTTGCTCACACCGGCGag GTTACATCGGTTAAAGTAATTCGAAACAAGCAAACTAGTCAATCTGAAGGTTATGGGTTTATTGAGTTTAATAGTCGTGCTGGAGCTGAGAGAATTCTTCAAACATATAATGGGGCAATAATGCCAAATGGGGGGCAGAGTTTCAGGTTGAATTGGGCAACTTTTAGTGCTGGTGAGAGGTCGCGCCACGACGATTCTCCAGATTACACCATATTTGTTGGTGACTTGGCTGCAGATGTTACTGATTATCTTCTTCAGGAGACATTTAGGGCTCGTTATAACTCGGTGAAGGGTGCAAAAGTTGTCATTGATAGGCTAACTGGCCGGACCAAGGGATATGGCTTTGTAAGGTTTTCAGATGAGAGTGAGCAAGTGAGGGCTATGACTGAGATGCAAGGGGTTCTTTGCTCAACAAGACCCATGAGGATTGGACCCGCCTCTAATAAAACCCCCACCACTCAGTCCCAGCCCAAAG CTTCATATCAGAATTCTCAACCTCAAGGTTCACAGAATGAGAATGATCCAAATAATACAACT ATTTTTGTTGGTAATTTGGATCCTAATGTCACTGATGATCATCTGAGGCAAGTTTTCAGCCAGTATGGAGAATTAGTGCATGTGAAGATTCCAGCAGGCAAGCGATGTGGGTTTGTCCAATTCGCAGACAGGTAA
- the LOC100801562 gene encoding polyadenylate-binding protein RBP45B isoform X3, producing the protein MMQQPGPGMAPPTMGQQPPQQYQQPPPQQQQPYVMMPPQAQAPQAMWAPSAQPPPQQQPASADEVRTLWIGDLQYWMDENYLYTCFAHTGEVTSVKVIRNKQTSQSEGYGFIEFNSRAGAERILQTYNGAIMPNGGQSFRLNWATFSAGERSRHDDSPDYTIFVGDLAADVTDYLLQETFRARYNSVKGAKVVIDRLTGRTKGYGFVRFSDESEQVRAMTEMQGVLCSTRPMRIGPASNKTPTTQSQPKGCQEALSSRSLELISAEMVTILVHILA; encoded by the exons ATGATGCAGCAGCCAGGACCCGGCATGGCACCTCCCACCATGGGCCAGCAGCCGCCGCAACAGTACCAGCAGCCTCCGCCGCAGCAGCAGCAACCCTACGTCATGATGCCGCCGCAGGCCCAGGCCCCGCAGGCCATGTGGGCCCCCTCCGCCCAGCCTCCGCCTCAGCAGCAGCCCGCCAGCGCCGACGAGGTCCGAACCCTCTGGATCGGGGATCTGCAGTACTGGATGGACGAGAACTATCTCTATACCTGCTTTGCTCACACCGGCGag GTTACATCGGTTAAAGTAATTCGAAACAAGCAAACTAGTCAATCTGAAGGTTATGGGTTTATTGAGTTTAATAGTCGTGCTGGAGCTGAGAGAATTCTTCAAACATATAATGGGGCAATAATGCCAAATGGGGGGCAGAGTTTCAGGTTGAATTGGGCAACTTTTAGTGCTGGTGAGAGGTCGCGCCACGACGATTCTCCAGATTACACCATATTTGTTGGTGACTTGGCTGCAGATGTTACTGATTATCTTCTTCAGGAGACATTTAGGGCTCGTTATAACTCGGTGAAGGGTGCAAAAGTTGTCATTGATAGGCTAACTGGCCGGACCAAGGGATATGGCTTTGTAAGGTTTTCAGATGAGAGTGAGCAAGTGAGGGCTATGACTGAGATGCAAGGGGTTCTTTGCTCAACAAGACCCATGAGGATTGGACCCGCCTCTAATAAAACCCCCACCACTCAGTCCCAGCCCAAAG GGTGTCAAGAGGCTCTGTCATCCCGGAGCCTGGAACTGATTTCAGCTGAAATGGTTACCATTTTAGTGCATATCCTTGCTTAG
- the LOC100802088 gene encoding zinc finger MYND domain-containing protein 15 — protein sequence MDLHLKSLFDRFQEQFGSGPGLGPGSGTCMMKVDGIAPNFIKSIYKASAALYRTEPWKRLRPGHLFGVRVGKDSDWPGKKQPFPCVQFIGGDGGDVGFYMFRTENDAKKMTGSRETIHSPNVELLRVTYEVDSLMFPSNRKMIKSLSLEASGSDRFPVIDVARCTPSGDLRFRNPSIEELRFVYAFMKAISLVHSLLQVDRESGPKYSTVVCFEPFIETVDVQWPPEVAKGGYDLVAVTVSHPPGQAYDEKSNSASAGSTPTKYVEPPREDTFNDTKAYSSTGLRQCAMCEKEVYGEQSICCGRCRAVVYCSSICQKQHWNDTHKSMCGLYKAMMEREEELAIMIFMFPCSADQPCKWLESLGIHQKGMWRRKCSCYSHCSFGLLPVKGGLQELWGGIDEFEYPHDSPFNNHFISSPFLLSGWPEYYNLRSLPLSSPVADILSHPLTVYHILTTLNISSKNLILKGKEVIVHYLGPEGELDWMPAFAEVGHLLNGLGNVQIVMVGPEVPTNLSGTTSGIGSRVRVNLVRGVYQVEASYLPSPHVVIALNSRLESYSSWGGALDLIKSIGVPAFFTDQSEVSCVNAKQVLRNAGLHITHPVTPNPFRSPVKNLTASSNLPSYSNGFVFGVNT from the coding sequence ATGGATTTGCATTTGAAGAGTTTGTTTGACAGATTTCAGGAGCAATTTGGGTCTGGTCCTGGTCTTGGCCCTGGATCTGGGACATGCATGATGAAAGTGGATGGCATTGctccaaattttattaaatctatATACAAAGCTTCTGCAGCTTTGTATAGAACTGAGCCGTGGAAGAGGCTGCGTCCGGGGCACTTGTTTGGCGTCCGGGTTGGGAAAGATTCGGATTGGCCTGGCAAGAAACAGCCTTTTCCATGTGTTCAGTTTATTGGAGGGGATGGTGGAGATGTTGGATTTTACATGTTTAGAACAGAGAATGATGCTAAGAAAATGACAGGGTCTAGGGAGACCATTCACTCTCCCAATGTTGAGCTTCTGAGGGTCACATATGAAGTGGACTCTTTGATGTTCCCTTCTAACCGCAAGATGATCAAGTCTTTGTCATTGGAAGCATCAGGCTCAGATCGTTTTCCTGTTATTGATGTTGCTCGATGCACACCTTCTGGCGATCTTCGATTTAGAAATCCAAGCATTGAAGAGCTTAGGTTTGTCTATGCATTCATGAAGGCCATTTCCCTGGTGCACTCCTTACTTCAGGTTGACAGGGAAAGTGGTCCAAAGTATTCAACTGTGGTGTGTTTTGAACCTTTTATAGAGACTGTTGATGTTCAGTGGCCTCCAGAAGTAGCCAAGGGAGGTTATGACCTTGTTGCTGTTACCGTTTCCCACCCGCCGGGTCAGGCATACGATGAAAAATCTAATAGTGCAAGTGCTGGCTCGACCCCCACCAAGTATGTAGAACCACCTAGGGAGGACACATTCAATGACACAAAAGCATACTCAAGTACTGGCTTGAGACAGTGTGCAATGTGTGAGAAAGAAGTGTATGGAGAACAGTCTATTTGCTGTGGCCGGTGTAGAGCAGTTGTTTACTGCAGTTCAATCTGCCAGAAGCAACACTGGAACGACACACATAAAAGCATGTGTGGACTTTACAAGGCCATGATGGAGAGGGAAGAAGAGCTGGCTATAATGATTTTCATGTTCCCATGTTCTGCTGACCAGCCTTGTAAGTGGCTTGAATCATTAGGTATCCACCAGAAGGGTATGTGGAGGAGAAAGTGCAGTTGCTATTCTCACTGCTCTTTTGGTCTCCTTCCTGTGAAAGGTGGGCTGCAGGAACTATGGGGTGGAATTGATGAATTTGAATACCCTCATGACTCTCCATTTAATAACCATTTCATCTCAAGCCCGTTTCTTCTCTCTGGTTGGCCCGAGTACTACAACCTTCGTTCGCTTCCATTGTCAAGTCCTGTTGCCGACATTCTCTCGCATCCATTGACTGTGTATCACATACTAACTACCCTTAATATAAGTTCAAAGAACCTTATACTGAAAGGGAAAGAGGTGATTGTCCACTACCTTGGACCTGAAGGCGAGTTGGATTGGATGCCAGCATTTGCAGAAGTAGGACACTTGCTTAATGGGTTAGGCAATGTACAAATAGTGATGGTGGGACCAGAAGTTCCAACAAATTTATCGGGTACAACCTCAGGAATTGGTAGCAGAGTTAGAGTGAATCTTGTGAGGGGTGTTTATCAGGTGGAAGCCTCCTACCTACCTTCTCCACATGTTGTCATTGCTCTGAATTCTAGATTAGAAAGCTATTCTAGTTGGGGTGGAGCTCTTgatttaatcaaatcaattgGGGTGCCTGCCTTCTTCACTGATCAATCCGAAGTTTCATGTGTAAATGCTAAACAAGTCCTTCGGAATGCTGGACTGCACATCACACATCCGGTGACTCCAAATCCTTTCCGGTCACCTGTGAAAAATCTCACAGCTTCTAGCAATCTTCCTTCATACAGCAATGGTTTTGTCTTTGGGGTGAATACTTGA
- the LOC102663230 gene encoding 15.4 kDa class V heat shock protein-like, which yields MEFPHSLQWQYGIPSHLLFPYNFIPENHVHWTETPDSHIFSADIPGVKKEELRVEVEDSKYLIIRTQAVDKSTEPARKFERKFRLPGRVDLDGISAGYEDGVLTITVPRSLSRGFYIDPSDVPENLEVLARAA from the exons ATGGAGTTCCCACACTCCCTTCAATGGCAATACGGCATCCCTTCTCACCTTCTCTTTCCCTACAATTTCATCCCTGAAAACCATGTTCACTGGACAGAAACCCCTGACTCTCACATATTCTCAGCTGACATCCCTG GTGTGAAGAAAGAGGAGCTTAGAGTGGAGGTTGAGGACTCAAAGTACCTCATAATCAGAACTCAAGCAGTGGATAAATCCACAGAACCTGCGAGGAAGTTTGAGAGGAAGTTTAGGCTGCCAGGGAGGGTTGATCTTGATGGCATCTCTGCAGGGTATGAAGATGGAGTTTTAACTATTACAGTTCCAAGATCACTTAGTAGAGGTTTCTACATTGACCCTTCTGATGTGCCTGAGAATTTGGAAGTTCTTGCAAGAGCTGCttaa